One Roseburia rectibacter DNA window includes the following coding sequences:
- a CDS encoding DegV family protein — MYKIVIDSCGELPEDLKKDGHYQNVSLELEVDGYCIRDDETFDQKDFLRRVKESVTGPKSACPSPDEYMKSYEGDADHVYVVTLSGRLSGSYNSAELGKNLFEEEHPGEKKIYVFNSRSASIGETLIGMKVQECEEAGMSFEEVVETTEKYISSMNTFFVLETLETLRKNGRLTNLKTFIANTLNIKPVMGSTEEGSICQLGQARGMNKALDKMIQNVIAKTKNCENRVLAISHCNCPERARAVKEKLEKLAKFKKIIITDTAGVSTMYANDGGVIIAV, encoded by the coding sequence ATGTATAAGATTGTGATTGACAGTTGTGGAGAACTGCCGGAAGATTTAAAAAAAGATGGACATTATCAGAATGTGTCATTGGAGTTAGAGGTAGATGGATATTGTATTCGCGATGATGAGACATTTGACCAGAAGGATTTCCTCCGCAGGGTTAAGGAAAGCGTTACCGGACCGAAATCTGCATGTCCGTCTCCGGATGAGTATATGAAATCATATGAAGGAGATGCGGATCATGTATATGTGGTAACTTTGTCCGGCAGACTGTCGGGATCTTATAACAGTGCCGAACTTGGAAAAAATCTGTTTGAAGAGGAGCATCCGGGCGAGAAGAAGATCTATGTATTTAATTCCCGCTCTGCTTCCATAGGCGAAACATTGATCGGCATGAAAGTACAGGAGTGTGAAGAGGCAGGTATGAGTTTCGAGGAAGTTGTTGAGACGACAGAAAAATATATCAGCTCCATGAATACCTTTTTCGTGCTTGAAACATTAGAGACTCTGCGCAAGAATGGGCGCCTGACAAATCTTAAGACATTTATTGCAAATACATTAAATATCAAGCCGGTGATGGGATCTACCGAGGAGGGATCGATCTGTCAGCTTGGCCAGGCGCGTGGCATGAACAAAGCACTGGATAAGATGATTCAGAATGTGATTGCAAAGACAAAAAACTGTGAGAACAGAGTGCTTGCGATCTCACACTGTAATTGTCCGGAACGTGCCAGAGCAGTAAAAGAAAAATTAGAAAAGTTGGCAAAGTTCAAAAAAATCATTATTACGGATACGGCGGGCGTCAGCACGATGTATGCCAATGACGGCGGTGTCATTATCGCAGTTTAA
- a CDS encoding transglutaminase domain-containing protein, with the protein MKRRKRHTLLKCMILAVLAGAVIRYTGVFHDSFTPPGQIQSQVHVEQKNAKSKADSGTIEKHIKESQETGTENETPEAKVSHGYAYETLSTEQQTVYDEIYRIIMTHDSKVPVSTCDEKVLEKAYRSVIADHGGIFWVSGYNYTQYTMGEKTVSIDFSPSYTVDRDERDSYQSRIDSVVDSILKNVDSSWGDYEKAKYVFEYLAGNIEYEMGTEQNQNIISVFLNKKTVCQGYANATQYLLSLLGIRTVVVTGTAEGDTHAWNLVQLDGAYYFIDTTWGNSSYNNGESGFGSFINYNYFGVTTAEISKTHQADGTLLLPDCTATADNYYVKEGKYITEWEPDVVGQIYGEAYRNGAVTEEIRFSDSSLYEQAKAYLIDEQHIRDYCEGITGLSYIEDQDQNVLILKFS; encoded by the coding sequence GTGAAAAGAAGAAAAAGACATACACTGCTTAAATGTATGATTTTAGCGGTGTTAGCAGGCGCAGTGATCCGATATACCGGAGTATTTCATGATTCTTTCACACCTCCGGGACAGATACAAAGCCAGGTTCATGTAGAACAGAAAAATGCAAAATCCAAAGCAGATTCCGGCACAATAGAGAAACATATAAAAGAGAGTCAGGAAACAGGTACGGAAAATGAAACACCGGAGGCAAAAGTATCGCATGGATATGCTTACGAAACTCTCTCAACGGAGCAGCAGACAGTCTATGATGAGATATATCGGATTATTATGACACATGATTCAAAGGTTCCGGTAAGTACCTGTGACGAAAAGGTATTAGAGAAAGCATATCGTTCTGTCATAGCAGACCACGGGGGGATTTTCTGGGTATCCGGATATAACTATACGCAGTACACGATGGGGGAAAAGACGGTCAGTATAGATTTTTCGCCAAGCTATACAGTGGATCGTGATGAGCGTGATTCCTATCAGAGCCGGATCGATTCAGTGGTGGATTCCATATTAAAAAATGTGGATTCATCCTGGGGAGATTATGAAAAGGCAAAATATGTTTTCGAATATCTGGCTGGAAACATTGAGTATGAAATGGGAACGGAACAGAACCAGAACATTATCAGTGTCTTTTTAAATAAGAAAACAGTCTGTCAGGGGTATGCAAATGCCACACAGTATCTGTTGTCTCTTTTAGGAATACGGACTGTTGTCGTGACGGGAACTGCGGAGGGAGATACGCATGCGTGGAATCTTGTGCAGCTTGATGGCGCATATTATTTTATAGATACGACATGGGGAAATTCTTCTTATAATAATGGTGAGAGCGGTTTTGGATCTTTTATCAATTATAATTATTTCGGGGTGACTACGGCTGAGATCAGCAAGACACATCAGGCGGATGGCACATTGCTTTTGCCGGACTGTACGGCGACGGCAGATAATTACTATGTAAAAGAAGGAAAATATATCACAGAATGGGAACCGGATGTGGTTGGACAGATTTATGGCGAGGCCTATCGCAATGGAGCTGTCACGGAGGAGATCCGTTTTTCGGACAGCTCTTTATATGAGCAGGCAAAAGCGTATCTCATCGATGAACAGCATATCCGTGATTACTGTGAGGGGATTACTGGATTATCCTATATTGAGGATCAGGATCAGAATGTACTGATCCTGAAATTCTCTTAA